In a single window of the Candidatus Deferrimicrobium sp. genome:
- a CDS encoding menaquinone biosynthesis protein, protein MDPLVKAVGRSSRRERGKLQRMIGHPSPLRVGRIPYANLVPIFHGLGIGDVPGGVSFVDGHPSELNRMLRDGGLDLSPSSSIEYAVHPDRYLLCPGISVSSKRRVMSVLLLSNGPLRQLPPEPIAVTGNSDTSIMLLEILLRESLGRANLLVRTKLSAREALRRYPAHLVIGDEAIRAAVDGVAPHVTDLGEWWRRETGKPFVFALWIATRSAWEERRDPLYRFSVALLEAKRSAQASIRRGEYPWGGPEWIPPAFREDYWHCLSYDLGEESEGLSLFYELAAKIGRIAAAPPLRFLETG, encoded by the coding sequence TTGGACCCGCTCGTCAAGGCGGTCGGTCGCTCCTCCCGCAGGGAGCGTGGTAAACTGCAGCGGATGATCGGGCACCCTTCCCCGCTGCGCGTCGGGCGCATCCCGTACGCCAATCTTGTCCCCATTTTCCACGGACTCGGGATCGGTGACGTGCCGGGCGGGGTTTCGTTCGTCGACGGGCATCCCTCCGAACTGAACCGGATGCTGCGGGACGGGGGTCTGGACCTGTCCCCCTCCTCCTCCATCGAGTACGCCGTCCACCCGGACCGATACCTCCTTTGCCCCGGGATTTCCGTCTCCTCGAAGCGCCGCGTGATGAGCGTCCTGCTCCTGTCGAACGGACCGCTCCGGCAGCTTCCTCCCGAACCGATCGCGGTCACCGGGAACTCGGATACCTCAATCATGCTGCTCGAGATCCTCCTCCGCGAGTCGCTTGGGCGCGCCAACCTCCTCGTGCGTACGAAGCTTTCCGCGAGGGAGGCGCTGCGCCGCTATCCGGCCCATCTCGTGATCGGGGACGAGGCGATCCGGGCAGCCGTCGACGGCGTGGCGCCGCACGTCACCGATCTCGGTGAGTGGTGGCGGCGCGAGACGGGGAAACCCTTCGTCTTCGCCCTTTGGATCGCTACCCGAAGCGCGTGGGAGGAGCGCAGGGATCCCCTGTACCGGTTCTCCGTCGCCCTTCTGGAGGCGAAACGCTCCGCGCAGGCATCGATCCGCCGGGGGGAGTACCCGTGGGGAGGCCCCGAATGGATCCCCCCCGCCTTCCGGGAGGACTACTGGCACTGTCTCTCCTACGACCTCGGGGAGGAATCGGAAGGGCTTTCCCTTTTTTACGAATTGGCGGCGAAGATCGGCCGGATCGCCGCGGCGCCACCTCTTCGCTTCCTCGAAACCGGCTAG
- a CDS encoding DUF1858 domain-containing protein: MIDKEMKIEDVLRRYPQAIPVFERFGFDCAQCQLSEYENLEHGAKVHGIDLSVLLKELNESLAVKG, translated from the coding sequence ATGATCGACAAGGAGATGAAGATCGAGGACGTGCTCCGTCGATATCCGCAGGCGATTCCCGTCTTCGAGCGGTTCGGATTCGACTGCGCGCAGTGCCAGCTCTCCGAATACGAAAACCTGGAGCACGGCGCGAAGGTCCACGGGATCGACCTATCGGTACTGCTGAAGGAATTGAACGAGTCGCTGGCGGTGAAGGGGTAG
- the queD gene encoding 6-carboxytetrahydropterin synthase QueD, with product MSSGLYALTVRTSFAAAHRLRGYEGNCERLHGHNWRVEVTVESPTLDERGIALDFRFLKTSLNDLLSRFDHRYLNDVPPFDGMNPSSENLARHLYEEMGKTIAAPARVSRVTVWESDDARADYSRSG from the coding sequence ATGAGTTCAGGCTTGTACGCCTTGACCGTGCGAACGTCCTTCGCCGCGGCCCATCGCCTGCGCGGGTACGAAGGGAACTGCGAGCGACTGCATGGGCACAATTGGCGGGTGGAAGTCACGGTGGAGTCGCCGACGCTCGACGAACGGGGAATCGCCCTCGACTTTCGGTTCCTCAAGACGTCGCTGAACGACCTCCTCTCCCGGTTCGACCACCGGTACCTGAACGATGTCCCGCCGTTCGACGGGATGAACCCGTCCTCGGAGAATCTCGCCCGCCACTTGTACGAGGAAATGGGGAAAACGATCGCGGCGCCGGCGCGTGTGTCCCGCGTCACCGTGTGGGAGTCCGACGACGCCCGGGCGGACTACTCCCGGTCCGGCTGA
- the nadC gene encoding carboxylating nicotinate-nucleotide diphosphorylase — protein MISRHLYKEIVRAALREDAPFGDPFGEMFQGDASGLFLAGGDGVLCGGPVATEVFRQVDPSVSVSFSPDGCRVARGDRVGEASGPAGSLLRAERVALNFLQRLSGVATATSLYASRIAAHGTKLLDTRKTTPLLRVLEKYAVRVGGGANHRFSLSDGILIKENGIRAAGGIAPAVAAARSAAHHLLRVEVEVEALPDVEGAVAAGADAVLLDNMTPSMVREAVVRFGGKVLLEASGGIHLGNIEEYARTGVSAIAVGAITHSAPALDISFELST, from the coding sequence GTGATCTCCCGGCACCTGTACAAGGAGATCGTCCGCGCGGCCCTGCGCGAGGACGCTCCTTTCGGCGACCCGTTCGGGGAGATGTTCCAGGGCGATGCGTCCGGCCTCTTCCTGGCGGGGGGGGACGGAGTGCTGTGCGGCGGGCCGGTCGCAACGGAGGTGTTCCGCCAGGTCGACCCTTCCGTTTCGGTTTCCTTCTCCCCCGACGGGTGTCGGGTGGCTCGAGGCGACCGGGTCGGGGAAGCGTCCGGTCCGGCCGGCTCCCTACTGAGGGCGGAGCGGGTGGCCCTCAACTTCCTCCAACGGCTCTCGGGCGTGGCCACCGCGACGTCCCTCTACGCTTCCCGGATCGCCGCGCACGGAACGAAGCTGCTCGACACGCGGAAAACGACGCCGCTGCTCCGGGTTCTCGAGAAGTACGCCGTCCGGGTGGGGGGCGGGGCGAACCATCGGTTCTCCCTTTCGGACGGGATCCTCATCAAGGAGAACGGGATCCGCGCTGCGGGAGGGATCGCCCCGGCGGTCGCAGCGGCGCGTTCTGCGGCACACCACCTCCTCCGCGTCGAGGTCGAGGTGGAGGCGCTTCCGGACGTGGAGGGAGCGGTCGCGGCGGGGGCCGACGCGGTCCTCCTCGACAACATGACGCCGTCGATGGTCCGGGAGGCGGTCGTGCGCTTCGGCGGGAAGGTCCTCCTCGAGGCGTCCGGGGGAATCCATCTCGGAAATATAGAGGAGTACGCCCGCACGGGGGTGTCCGCCATCGCCGTCGGCGCGATCACCCACTCCGCCCCCGCTCTCGACATCTCCTTCGAACTGTCGACGTGA
- a CDS encoding valine--tRNA ligase, with protein MNEKGPEKEKPYDPKSVEERWYAAWIAAGSFHADPSRPGDAYSIVIPPPNVTGSLHMGHALNITLQDVLLRYARMNGRNALWLPGTDHAGIATQNVVERELGKEGISRQELGRAAFIERVWKWKEQSGGTILNQLKRLGAACDWERERFTMDEGLSRAVREAFVRLYRKGLVYRGRYIINWCPRCRTALSDLEVSYVEKKGALWYIRYPGMSGEEGVVVATTRPETMLGDTAVAVNPKDDRYSGRIGTTLRLPLMNRPIPVVADEMVDREFGTGAVKITPAHDVNDFEVARRHGLPSVRVIDESGAMTRDAGAFAGMDRFACRDAVVAKLAEEGLLVREEPYLHNIGHCYRCRTVVEPSESMQWFVKTKPLAAPAIRAVREGETRIVPAQWEKTYYEWMENIHDWCISRQIWWGHRIPAFHCGACGNTMVEIDPPTKCEACGETDLRQEEDVLDTWFSSGLWPFSTLGWPERTADLERYYPTSVLVTGFDILFFWVARMMMMGIEFTGKAPFRDVVIHALVRDARGEKMSKTRGNVIDPLAVIDRFGTDAFRFTLVALAAQGRDIRMSDDRVEGYRNFMNKLYQAGRFVRMHVDDATPWELPEDLPVTDRWILSRLQRVIDEVRRGIEEYRFNEAGSAFYQFVWHEFCDWYLEMIKPALSPEAGEVERQLQRAVLIRVYETILALGHPFIPFITEELWHALPGKRGLLYDRPYPAVDTGATDENIEDEMAHLMEVIRAVRNIRSELNVPPGKKVEVRLKGQVEEQKFLREHEEIVRRLARAGRVSYVDPDYIPVKDATAVVNDIEVCLPLEGLIDFGQEAKRLRKEVEKTNAEYARVAGQLGNTRFTAKAPLDIIDALRDREKTLEQKLTKLGKNLELVSRYLA; from the coding sequence ATGAACGAGAAGGGACCGGAGAAAGAGAAACCGTACGACCCGAAGTCCGTGGAGGAGCGCTGGTATGCCGCCTGGATCGCGGCGGGCTCCTTCCATGCCGACCCATCCCGGCCGGGCGATGCGTACTCGATCGTCATCCCGCCTCCGAACGTTACCGGCTCCCTCCACATGGGGCACGCGCTGAACATCACGCTGCAGGATGTCCTTCTGCGATACGCGCGGATGAACGGGCGCAATGCGCTTTGGCTTCCGGGCACCGACCATGCCGGGATCGCCACACAGAACGTTGTGGAGCGGGAGCTCGGAAAGGAGGGGATCTCCCGGCAGGAGCTGGGGCGAGCGGCCTTCATCGAGCGGGTCTGGAAGTGGAAAGAGCAGAGCGGCGGCACGATTCTGAACCAGCTGAAACGCCTGGGCGCCGCGTGCGACTGGGAGCGTGAACGATTCACGATGGACGAGGGCCTCTCTCGCGCGGTCCGCGAAGCGTTCGTCCGGCTCTACCGGAAGGGGCTCGTCTACCGCGGGCGATACATCATCAACTGGTGCCCACGCTGCCGCACGGCGCTCTCGGACCTCGAGGTCTCCTACGTGGAGAAGAAGGGGGCGCTCTGGTATATCCGCTATCCCGGGATGTCCGGGGAGGAGGGCGTCGTCGTCGCGACCACGCGGCCCGAAACGATGCTGGGCGACACCGCCGTCGCGGTCAACCCGAAGGACGACCGGTACTCGGGACGGATCGGGACGACCCTGCGGCTGCCGCTGATGAACCGGCCGATTCCCGTCGTAGCCGACGAGATGGTGGATCGCGAGTTCGGGACCGGTGCGGTGAAGATCACGCCGGCCCACGACGTGAACGATTTCGAGGTGGCGAGGCGGCACGGGCTCCCCTCCGTCCGGGTGATCGACGAATCCGGCGCGATGACGCGGGACGCGGGCGCCTTCGCCGGGATGGACCGGTTCGCATGCCGCGACGCGGTCGTCGCGAAACTCGCTGAAGAGGGGCTGCTCGTCCGGGAGGAGCCGTACCTCCACAATATCGGCCACTGCTATCGGTGCCGGACCGTGGTGGAACCGTCGGAGAGCATGCAGTGGTTCGTGAAGACGAAGCCGCTGGCCGCCCCCGCCATCCGCGCGGTGCGCGAGGGCGAGACCCGGATCGTTCCGGCGCAATGGGAGAAGACGTATTACGAGTGGATGGAGAATATCCACGACTGGTGCATTTCCCGGCAGATCTGGTGGGGACATCGCATCCCGGCCTTCCACTGCGGGGCGTGCGGGAACACGATGGTCGAGATCGACCCCCCGACGAAGTGCGAGGCGTGCGGGGAAACCGACCTTCGGCAGGAGGAGGACGTTCTCGACACCTGGTTCTCCTCCGGTCTCTGGCCGTTCTCGACGCTCGGGTGGCCCGAAAGGACGGCGGATCTCGAACGGTACTACCCCACATCCGTGCTGGTGACGGGATTCGACATCCTCTTTTTCTGGGTCGCGAGGATGATGATGATGGGGATCGAGTTCACGGGGAAGGCCCCCTTCCGCGATGTCGTGATCCACGCCCTCGTCCGGGACGCAAGGGGCGAGAAGATGAGCAAGACGAGGGGGAACGTCATCGACCCCCTCGCCGTGATCGACCGGTTCGGCACCGACGCCTTCCGCTTCACCCTCGTCGCGCTGGCCGCCCAGGGGCGGGACATCCGGATGTCCGACGACCGGGTCGAGGGGTACCGAAACTTCATGAACAAGCTCTACCAGGCGGGCCGCTTCGTCCGGATGCACGTCGACGACGCGACCCCATGGGAGCTTCCGGAGGACCTGCCGGTGACGGACCGGTGGATCCTCTCCCGGCTCCAGCGCGTGATCGACGAGGTCCGCCGGGGGATCGAGGAGTATCGGTTCAACGAGGCGGGCTCCGCCTTCTACCAGTTCGTGTGGCACGAGTTCTGCGACTGGTACCTCGAAATGATCAAGCCCGCGCTTTCCCCCGAGGCGGGCGAGGTGGAACGGCAACTGCAGCGGGCCGTCCTGATCCGGGTCTACGAAACGATCCTCGCGCTCGGCCATCCGTTCATCCCCTTCATCACCGAGGAGTTGTGGCACGCCCTGCCGGGGAAGCGGGGTCTCCTGTACGACCGGCCGTACCCCGCCGTCGATACCGGCGCGACCGACGAGAACATCGAGGACGAGATGGCGCACCTGATGGAGGTCATCCGGGCGGTTCGCAACATCCGCAGCGAGCTCAACGTCCCGCCGGGAAAGAAGGTCGAAGTTCGCCTGAAAGGCCAGGTGGAGGAGCAGAAATTCCTGCGGGAGCACGAGGAGATCGTCCGGCGGCTCGCCCGGGCCGGGCGGGTATCGTACGTCGATCCCGACTACATCCCCGTGAAGGACGCGACCGCGGTGGTGAACGACATCGAGGTCTGCCTCCCCCTCGAGGGACTCATCGACTTCGGGCAGGAGGCGAAGCGTCTGCGCAAGGAGGTGGAGAAGACGAACGCGGAATACGCCCGCGTCGCCGGGCAGCTGGGAAACACGCGGTTCACCGCCAAAGCCCCCCTGGACATCATCGACGCCCTGCGCGATCGCGAGAAAACGCTGGAACAGAAGCTCACCAAGCTCGGGAAGAACCTCGAGTTGGTGAGCCGATACCTGGCGTGA